GTCATGGATGTCTTTATCTTTTAACGCAAACTCAAGTGTTGTGGAGATGAAGCCGAGCTTTTCACCGACGTCGTACCTGGTTCCTTCAAAGTCATAGGCGAAAACACGCTGGAAGGTGTTGAGCTTTTGGATGGCATCGGTCAGCTGGATCTCGCCGCCGGAGCCTTTTTCGTGCTTGTCCAGGTAGTTGAAAATCTCGGGACTGAGCACATAGCGGCCCATGATGGCCAGGTTGGATGGTGCTTCGCCTGGTGCCGGTTTTTCCACAAAGTTCTGTACACCGTACAGTCTTCCGATCTGGGTGGTTGGATCGACGATACCGTAACGGCTAGTCTGATCATCCGGAACCGTTTGCACTCCGATGACAGAAGAACCGGTTTCTTCGTACTGCTCGATCAGCTGCTTCAAGCACGGCTTGTCCGATTGCACGATATCGTCTCCGAGTAGAACGGCGAACGGTTCATCACCGATAAATTTGCGGGCGCACCAGACAGCGTGTCCGAGGCCTTTTGGTTCTTTTTGTCTTATGTAATGGATATCTGCCATCCGGGAGGATTGCTGAACTTTGTTTAGTAAATCGATTTTGCCTTTTTCAAAAAGATTTTGTTCCAGTTCAAATGCATGGTCGAAGTGGTCTTCGATGGCACGCTTGCCTTTACCGGTGACGATGATGATGTCTTCGATGCCGGATTCAATCGCTTCTTCCACGATGTATTGAATGGTCGGCTTATCAACGATCGGGAGCATCTCTTTTGGCATGGCCTTAGTGGCCGGCAGGAATCGGGTCCCTAATCCCGCTGCCGGTATGATCGCTTTGCGAACTTTCTTCATCCCTATCAACCCTCTCTTAAAAACTTTTTAAAAGATTCCCAGCCGCTTTTTCTTTGCTGGTTTTGGTTCATCCCTGTAAATGCTATGATTGTTAACTATTAGCTGTGCGTTTTCCCGAAGATAGTAACTGATATGGGTTCCGTGCTTTTTCCCGATTTCCTCGTAGGCCTCTCCCAAATGAAAGCCTCGGGTCGAACAATTATGAGCGTCAGATGCTACAAAATGTGTCCAATGATTTCGGATGATTTTATGAGAAAAAGACTTAACATTCTTGCCGAACCTGCCGATAATACTACTAGCTGTAATTTGAGTTAATGCTCCCTCTTTGACGAGGTCATATAAAACGTGAGGATTTTCCATCAGCTCGCTGTTGCGTTCCGGGTGGACGATGATCGGCGTGATGTCTTTCAGCATGCATTCGTAAACGATGTGATTGGTGTATGAAGGTACTGTATGGAATGGAAGTTCGATTAGTATGTATTTGCCAAGGTCATTTAACGTGAGCAATTGATTATTTTCTAAATCTTCCAAAAATTCAGCGTAGATTCTGATCTCCTGGCCGGGTAATATGGTTAGAGGGATTTTGCTATGAATGAGTGCTTCGTTTAGTTGTTTTGTCTTATGCAGAATGGCTTGTTTGCTATTGTCATATTTTCCGTTTCTGTGATGCGGAGTTGCAAATAATGTAGTAATACCGGCCTGGACGGCGCTCTTTGCCATGTCCAGGCTGGCAGCCAGATCAGGCGCCCCATCATCGGCCTGTGGTAAGATGTGACTATGGACATCAATCAATAGTCCTACTCCCTTTCTAAAAAAAGGGCAAAAGAACCAAACTCTTTTTTTCTAGAAATGGTTCTTTTTACCATAAAATCAATCTGCTTCTTATGTTAGCATAATTATCCAGTCTAACAAGGGGATTATTTTGTCGAACTCCTTATTTTTTGTTATTTTCCCCCGTAATAATAGTAGTAATTTGTCGAATTCGACTCTTTTCCGTTTAGGACGACACCTAAAATCTTCGCATTCGCGTTCTCCAGCAATTCCTTCGCCTTTAACGCTTCATCTTTCTCCGTTTGTCCGCTGCTCGTTACTAGAACCACTCCATCACAATGACTCGAAAGCACTTGTGCATCGGTTACAGCCAATACTGGCGGTGAATCAAACAGGACATAATCAAACTTATGGCTTGCATCCTCGACCATCATTTCCATGGCTTTGGAATTTAGCAATTCAGATGGATTGGGCGGGATCGGACCGCTTGGCAGAACGAACAGCTCCTCCACTTTTGTTCTCTGG
This genomic stretch from Fictibacillus marinisediminis harbors:
- the galU gene encoding UTP--glucose-1-phosphate uridylyltransferase GalU → MKKVRKAIIPAAGLGTRFLPATKAMPKEMLPIVDKPTIQYIVEEAIESGIEDIIIVTGKGKRAIEDHFDHAFELEQNLFEKGKIDLLNKVQQSSRMADIHYIRQKEPKGLGHAVWCARKFIGDEPFAVLLGDDIVQSDKPCLKQLIEQYEETGSSVIGVQTVPDDQTSRYGIVDPTTQIGRLYGVQNFVEKPAPGEAPSNLAIMGRYVLSPEIFNYLDKHEKGSGGEIQLTDAIQKLNTFQRVFAYDFEGTRYDVGEKLGFISTTLEFALKDKDIHDSLLQELERLMSQYKAVN
- a CDS encoding tyrosine-protein phosphatase, which gives rise to MIDVHSHILPQADDGAPDLAASLDMAKSAVQAGITTLFATPHHRNGKYDNSKQAILHKTKQLNEALIHSKIPLTILPGQEIRIYAEFLEDLENNQLLTLNDLGKYILIELPFHTVPSYTNHIVYECMLKDITPIIVHPERNSELMENPHVLYDLVKEGALTQITASSIIGRFGKNVKSFSHKIIRNHWTHFVASDAHNCSTRGFHLGEAYEEIGKKHGTHISYYLRENAQLIVNNHSIYRDEPKPAKKKRLGIF
- a CDS encoding CpsD/CapB family tyrosine-protein kinase, which produces MSRKLRKAISNLTQRSLITHNNPKSPISEQYRTIRTNIQFSSVDHENRILMVTSAGPAEGKSTTAANLAVVLAQQGKSVLLVDGDLRKPTVHYTFKVSNIHGITNVLTRQLSLGDAVQRTKVEELFVLPSGPIPPNPSELLNSKAMEMMVEDASHKFDYVLFDSPPVLAVTDAQVLSSHCDGVVLVTSSGQTEKDEALKAKELLENANAKILGVVLNGKESNSTNYYYYYGGK